The sequence ATTCTACAATTATTTCCGATAATGGCCGGGTTTTCAGTAAAGCCCGTTTAGCGGTGGCTTCCGGCAGCAGCGCTTTATATCTTGGGCGACGGAGAACTCACAGGGGGTCTGCTTTTATTTCCCGCGCAGGATACGGAGGCCATGAAGAGAGCGCTGGCCCTGATTGACTCAAAGCTGAACCAGGCCAAAGGTTGGCTGCGTGATCCCAACGCTCCTCCAGGTAGCGGTTTTACCCCGGGAACGGCTCTTCCTCTGGGCCGATAGTAAACTCGtcacattcattaagactgtTACATTTAAGGTTATTGCGTTACTGATGAGCGGGGGCCGCGTTATATGGGTCCTGCTGGGTCCGGTCTTCTAAACGTGAAGGTCCCGGTCGGAAGGATCCCCGCTTGCTCATTGGTTTCCCATGTGCCTCCCCGCCTGCGCAGGTGATGCCGGTGAACAAGCCGTGCGGCAGATACTGGACGAAGCTGGGAAGGTCGGAGAGCTGTGTGCCGGGAAGGAGCGGAGAGATATCTTGGGCACCTGCCAGACCTTGGGCCAGATGACCGACCAGGTGTCTGAGCTAAGAGCGAGGTAACGATGACATCATGCCTTTGAGTCCAGAAACAGACCTTGCCGTTGGGCATGGAGAAGAGTTTGCGGAACCATAAGCCGAGATACATGCGCGACTACATTCCGGCCGCAGCTCGGTTGCCCATGGGTTGGCCATGGCTGACTGAGAAGGCCTGCAGTTAAGGGGAAAACATACCTTTGGGATGGTGGTGCAAACCCATCATGGTGCCCCAGTCAACATATCGTTTCGTATCTGTAACTCTTCTCTGTGGAACACTTTAGTTCGCATCCCTGGTTAATGGAGGCTTGTTTTCCTCTCCTCCTTAGGGGCCAGGGCGCCACACCTGTAGCCATGCAGAAAGCTCAGCAAGTATCCCAGGGATTGGACGTCTTGACATCCAAGGTGGGGAACGCTGCCCGCAAACTGGAGGCCCTGACAAACTCCAAGCAGGCCATTGGCAAGAGGGCTGATGCCGCCCAGGTGAGGACATCGCGTTGGCCCTGGTGACGGCCAGTTGgctattttaccttttttttactattttttactttaaattaatatttttatattttactattttacgGTCTCCAGGCTTTGTTACCTTTGCTTTTCACCGTAGTTCTTGTTATTTTGACGCGGATGCTGCTGTTTAGAGAATACAATGAGTAGCGTGAATTATTTCTTTGACGTGTCTCCCCGCTCTCCCATGCAGAGCTGGCTCGCAGATCCCAACGGGGGACCGGAGGGAGAGGAAAATATCCGAGCCCTGCTTGCGGAGGCCCAGAAGATTGCAGAGCTCTGCGAGGATCCCAAAGACCGAGACGACATCCTGCGCTCCCTGGGAGAGGTCGCCGCTCTCACCGCTAAGCTCACCGACCTCCGCCGGCAGTATGTACAGTGACTGGGGCCCGGGGGGAGGTGGTCTGGGGATGTAGACAGGGTAGAACTGAGGAGGAATGGAAAACAAGAGGACATAATGGTTCTTGTTGGGGGTAATGGCAGTTGAGGACTGGCTTATAAGAGCAGACACACCACCTCCATTTATGCCAGTCCTAAAGCATCCACTCGGTAGAAATGAGCGAGTAATGCTTGCATGCGTTAATGCCACGCGTACAAATTACCCTACTTTCCCCACAGGGGCAAAGGAGACACCCCAGAGGCCCGTGCATTGGCCAAGCAGATTGCCACTTCGCTGCAGAACCTACAGACCAAGGTGAACCGCGCCGTGGCGAACAGTCGCCCGGTGAAGGCGGCTGTCAACATGGAGGGAAAGGTGGAGCAGGCCCAGCGCTGGATCGATAACCCAACCATGGACGATAGGGGAGTCGGTATGAGAACACTGAACGGGCTCGGGCTTCACAACCAGCATAAAGGTCTGGGCAGGGTTCCTGGATTCACACGGACCTCTGTCTCCTGAACAGGCCAGGCTGCGATCCGTGCGATGGTGGCCGAGGGGCGCCGTCTGGCCAACTCCATGATGGGACCGTTTCGCCAGGACATGATGGCCAAGTGTGACCGGGTAGAACAGCTGGCCGGGCAGCTGGCAGAACTGGCTGCGAGGGGAGAAGGAGACTCTCCTCAAGCTCAAGCCGTGGCAGCTCAGCTCCAGGAGGCTCTGAAGGTATCTGGGTTATGGCCATAGATATTCACCTGTATCGAAGCAGGAATTTCAGAATAACAAGTCCATTATTTCCCCTCCAATGACAGGACCTGAAGGGAAAAATGCAGGAAGCGATGACACAGGAAGTCTCTGACATCTTCAGCGACACCACCACTCCAATCAAACTGCTTGCCGTAGCGGCAACATCTCCTCCCGACGCTCCCAACAGGGAAGAGGTGTGCTCACCTTCCTGCGATCGCCTTCCGTTAATACTTCTATAATAACGGGGCGGTGTAACCTTTTATTCTTGTTTTACCTCGACGCAGGTCTTCGACGAGAGGGCTGCAAACTTTGAGAACCACGCTGCTCGACTTGGAGCCACCGCCGACAAGGCCGCCGCCGTGGGGTCAGCTAATAAAGCCACCGTGGAGGCAATCCAAGCCACCGTGAAGTCGGCCAGGGAGCTGACGCCCCAGGTTAGTCTTTGGGAAAGAAGAACGTTTTGAGGGAGGGAGGAAACTCGGTGTACCTAAAGCAATGTATAGGTTCTACTCCGAATGAAAAAGAATATGGCGGCAATGCCAGATTCCACCACATAACCAAGCCTGGTCCGTTGCAGGTGATCTCGGCGGCGCGCATTCTGCTCCGAAATCCCGGGAATCAGGCTGCCTACGAGCACTTTGAAACCATGAAAAACCAGTGGATTGACAACGTGGAGAAGATGACGGGTACGTTTGGAAAACCTTTTGGAAATTTGTAGGACATCATCAGAAGCCTACATGGGTTGtagtttcatgtattttttgtttttttatatttctccaACTTTTTCTCCAAACCAAGGCTTGGTGGATGAAGCCATTGACACCAGGTCCCTGTTGGATGCCTCTGAAGAAGCCATCAAGAAGGACATCGATAAGTGTAAGGTGGCTATGGCCAACATGCAGCCTCAGATGCTCGTTGCTGGGGCCACAAGCATTGCCCGTAGGGCCAACCGCATCCTGCTGGTGGCCAAACGGGAGGTGGAGAACTCTGAAGACCCTAAATTCCGCGAGGCGGTGAAGACGGCTTCGGATGAGTTGAGTAAGACCATCTCCCCCATGGTGATGGAGGCCAAATCGGTTGCTGGAAACATCTCAAACCCTGGTAAGAACCCAACCTTGTTAACAAAAGCAGAACTCGACAATGAGAAGAGCAATAATAGTAATATCTGTcttgcaacaacaaaaaactgaTGCAGACAGAACTCTTTGTGTAATGGAGTTCCGTAGAAGGAATAGTCCCGATTTAGAGGAGATGTCCGCGTGTGCCTGCGGTTTTTATCTTTCTGCGTTCTTTCTTCAGCTCTCCAGAAAGGTTTCCTGGACTCTGGATACAAAATTCTGTCTGCTGTGGCAAAGGTCAGGGAGGCATTTCAGCCACCGGAACCAGATTTTCCTCCACCACCTCCCGACTTGGAGCAGTTGCGGGTAATTGTTTAACTTTCATTGGACGGCCCCCGCTCCCAAAGTCCTTCTCGTCTCACGCGGTGCTTGCTTCTCCCGCAGCTGTCCGACGAAGCCGCTCCTCCGAAACCCCCGCTCCCCGAAGGAGAAGTTCCACCTCCAAGGCCACCGCCGCCCGAGGAAAAGGACGAGGAGTTTCCCGAGCTGAAAGTGGGCGAGGCGGTCAACCAGCCGATTATGGTGGCCGCAAGACAACTTCACGACGAGGCCCGCAAGTGGTCCAGCAAGGTAACCCAACCTGGGATAACATAACCCGCTGAGGGAAACAGGAAGGGTTATATCAGTACGTAGAGGAGGGCATGTTTAACCGCTTTGGAATATTAACCCACTAATTAAAAACAGGCACACAGAGCTAAAAGGGCCGACATCTCTTGTGACATGATTGAGTTGGCTTCTAGGAGAAGCTCCTGACACGGGTTGGGGAAGGAGAGGGAAGCTGCAGATAGACACCACTGCCCTTTGGTTTCTCAGCTGTGATATCTTTGCCTTGGGTTCTATTTACAATAATTATAACTTGATTTCTTATTTGCCGTAATGACACCCGAGCTGCCTCGGTTTCCCGGCTGTCCGGGGCATCGTCCCGCGGGCATGATTCACACGCGTAAGTTGGCCTGGGTGGCGTTTACATCCGGAGGAAAAGAATGGAGAGCGGTTAGGAAACCACAGACGCTAATGTACGCCGGCCATTGTGACTGTGGAATTGGGGGGTTCTAGTAGACAAGGTCAGGGATGGAAATTTTCGGTAGACGTTATGGTGATAATCCATCCAACACGTAGAACAGGTGCTTTTTGCATTGAAGCCACCAAATTGTAAGACCAATTGTTTTGAAGACCAGAcaattataccgtatttgcttgaatataagacaagtttttttttcagagcaaatacatcttatattcgaggtcgtcttataatcacacctgaaatagaggtctgactgcaagactaaaatccagatcccccgcagcgctgcaggagacctggatcctcctctctggcagccggtgaacgcctGCGCAATGCACacaggcaacctccgctgctgcccagCACTTCCGCCTGGGGCCCGCATTACATGACTTTCCGgggctccatcatagaagccctggcggaagtgccggccagcagcagaggttgtctacacgcagggagtgtgtgtgtgtgtggggggggtttcagagtggcaaataggggggtataaggtatatatgggggcagagtggcatatagtggggtataagacatatctagggggcaaagtcgcaagcctgggggcagatgtgcataactggggggcaggttgacaagtaaaaggaaataaaaccaaggtTTCTTCCTAAATTAACATTCAAAATTTGGGGGCCGtctcataatcgagcaaatacggtaaatatcgCATTCTGAAAAGGTCTTCCAAGTGTTCCTCAATCCTTATGTGGCTTGGCTTCTGGTGCCGCCAGCCCCTTTACCCTCCCTTCCTGCCTCTGCTTCTTATACTAACTCTGTCCCCCTTATTTCTTTACCTTCACCCCTCCCTCCCCAGTCGCCCGGAAGCCCCGCTCCTGCTACCCCGCAGCAGGGTAGAGAGTCCGTTGTGTCGGAGGTAGAGCAGGAGcgtgaggaagaggaggaggtgtCAGTGGAAGCCGCCCTCTCCTCTGACATGGAAGATGATTATGAGCCAGAGCTGCTCTTAGTGCCCGAGGGGCAGCCTGTAAACCAGCCAATGCTGGCCGCCGCTCAGGCTCTGCATCGGGAGGCTACCAAATGGTCCAGTAAGGTACTCTACGGTTACCAAATCTGCATCCTCCACCGTGCCATGTGCATCCCACCCTCCATCCATGACACGGTTTGCGCCTCCCCTCGGGCTGCGACGTTCTCGCTGAGTGCCCTGTGTGTACTTGTGCCGGCTTGAATGGCTTCAACAGTCTGCGGGAATCCGCTTGCGTGTGTTCTGTGTGAAACGTTTTTGGGGTTAGTGGTCCCGTGTCTCTTTTTTTGGAAGACCCCCCAAGAATGGTATCCCCATACACTTCCAAAgtagtaatatacccccccactgGGTTTTCAGTGCCACGTAGACTGGGTGAACCACTGTTATCATCAAGGGGCCTGCATAATACGGTCACTGAAGGTTTTAAGGCCTCCCCTCAGCCTTGAATGGTTAGTAGTACCTCGATCTCCATTAACTAAATCAATAAGTATATGCGTAGTAAGTCTTCTTGCTCTCTGCAGAGATGTGTTGGTTAAGTTGGAAGTGTATGGTCATACTTTGGATTACTTGCTGGTGATTTTTACCAGTTGTGACCAGATTATCAAATTAGGAGATTTACATCCAGCGCCCTCAACCAGGCGTTGGCAGAGGTGGCATTGATCCAACACCATCTGGAGGACAGCCAGTTTCCCGAACCGCCATCCGACAAAGTAGTGGTTCTGTAGCCCAATAGAGAAAGGCAAGCCTTGGAGCCCCCCCCGCTGTCCATGTTGTCTCACATGTTGTAGATTTTGTTGGCTTCCACCGAGAACAAAAAAAGCATGGCTTGGAATGGCGGTGTTCATGAAGAACATGAGTCTTGTCTGTCAGAGTGGATGAAGTCCAAAGTGTTGTtgccctccaaaaaaaaaacaaaaaaacaaagcaaaatatttttgccCCTGATGTCCAGTCCTCAATGCTTGTGGGTTCCTGCTGCACTGAGAACCTGATAAGCCTCGTTGATGGTGGAGAACTGGAGATGAAGGTATTGAGAAGCTGTAGAACCATCTTTAAGAACACTACCTCCATACAAATCACATCCCAAAAATGGGTGTGGGGAGCCACTGTGGTCAAAATAGATTGATCCAGGCACTTCATATATACCCTTAGCAAGCAAGTTCCGTCACGTTTAATGGAAAGATACCCAGGTATCTCATGGGCCTTACCTCCTGTGAGATGCAGAATAAGCAGTCGTCCTTGTGAAGTTCTGGAACATAAAATGGGTCTCATGCACGTCAATCAGACATGGGAAATAAGATTGCACTTTGTAACTTAGCGACCTCACCATGAGGTTCCCACATGCAGATTTAGCCGCTAGCTAATTTGCATATATATCCGTAGGGTGACC comes from Spea bombifrons isolate aSpeBom1 chromosome 11, aSpeBom1.2.pri, whole genome shotgun sequence and encodes:
- the VCL gene encoding vinculin isoform X1; amino-acid sequence: MPVFHTKTIESILEPVAQQISHLVIMHEEGEVDGKAIPELTAPVAAVQAAVSNLVRVGKETVQTTEDQIMKRDMPPAFIKVENACTKLVQAAQMLHADPYSVPARDYLIDGSRGILSGTSDLLLTFDEAEVRKIIRVCKGILEYLTVAEVVESMEDLVTYTKNLGPGMTKMAKMIDERQQELTHQEHRVMLVNSMNMVKDLLPVLISAMKIFVTTKNSRSQGIEEALKNRNFTVEKMSAEINEIIRVLQLTSWDEDAWASKDTEAMKRALALIDSKLNQAKGWLRDPNAPPGDAGEQAVRQILDEAGKVGELCAGKERRDILGTCQTLGQMTDQVSELRARGQGATPVAMQKAQQVSQGLDVLTSKVGNAARKLEALTNSKQAIGKRADAAQSWLADPNGGPEGEENIRALLAEAQKIAELCEDPKDRDDILRSLGEVAALTAKLTDLRRQGKGDTPEARALAKQIATSLQNLQTKVNRAVANSRPVKAAVNMEGKVEQAQRWIDNPTMDDRGVGQAAIRAMVAEGRRLANSMMGPFRQDMMAKCDRVEQLAGQLAELAARGEGDSPQAQAVAAQLQEALKDLKGKMQEAMTQEVSDIFSDTTTPIKLLAVAATSPPDAPNREEVFDERAANFENHAARLGATADKAAAVGSANKATVEAIQATVKSARELTPQVISAARILLRNPGNQAAYEHFETMKNQWIDNVEKMTGLVDEAIDTRSLLDASEEAIKKDIDKCKVAMANMQPQMLVAGATSIARRANRILLVAKREVENSEDPKFREAVKTASDELSKTISPMVMEAKSVAGNISNPALQKGFLDSGYKILSAVAKVREAFQPPEPDFPPPPPDLEQLRLSDEAAPPKPPLPEGEVPPPRPPPPEEKDEEFPELKVGEAVNQPIMVAARQLHDEARKWSSKSPGSPAPATPQQGRESVVSEVEQEREEEEEVSVEAALSSDMEDDYEPELLLVPEGQPVNQPMLAAAQALHREATKWSSKGNDIIAAAKRMALLMAEMSKLVRGGSGNKRALIQCAKDIAKASDEVTRLAKEVAKQCTDKRIRTNLLQVCERIPTISTQLKILSTVKATMLGRTNISEEESEQATEMLVHNAQNLMQSVKETVREAEAASIKIRTDAGFALRWARKTPWYQ
- the VCL gene encoding vinculin isoform X2; the encoded protein is MPVFHTKTIESILEPVAQQISHLVIMHEEGEVDGKAIPELTAPVAAVQAAVSNLVRVGKETVQTTEDQIMKRDMPPAFIKVENACTKLVQAAQMLHADPYSVPARDYLIDGSRGILSGTSDLLLTFDEAEVRKIIRVCKGILEYLTVAEVVESMEDLVTYTKNLGPGMTKMAKMIDERQQELTHQEHRVMLVNSMNMVKDLLPVLISAMKIFVTTKNSRSQGIEEALKNRNFTVEKMSAEINEIIRVLQLTSWDEDAWASKDTEAMKRALALIDSKLNQAKGWLRDPNAPPGDAGEQAVRQILDEAGKVGELCAGKERRDILGTCQTLGQMTDQVSELRARGQGATPVAMQKAQQVSQGLDVLTSKVGNAARKLEALTNSKQAIGKRADAAQSWLADPNGGPEGEENIRALLAEAQKIAELCEDPKDRDDILRSLGEVAALTAKLTDLRRQGKGDTPEARALAKQIATSLQNLQTKVNRAVANSRPVKAAVNMEGKVEQAQRWIDNPTMDDRGVGQAAIRAMVAEGRRLANSMMGPFRQDMMAKCDRVEQLAGQLAELAARGEGDSPQAQAVAAQLQEALKDLKGKMQEAMTQEVSDIFSDTTTPIKLLAVAATSPPDAPNREEVFDERAANFENHAARLGATADKAAAVGSANKATVEAIQATVKSARELTPQVISAARILLRNPGNQAAYEHFETMKNQWIDNVEKMTGLVDEAIDTRSLLDASEEAIKKDIDKCKVAMANMQPQMLVAGATSIARRANRILLVAKREVENSEDPKFREAVKTASDELSKTISPMVMEAKSVAGNISNPALQKGFLDSGYKILSAVAKVREAFQPPEPDFPPPPPDLEQLRLSDEAAPPKPPLPEGEVPPPRPPPPEEKDEEFPELKVGEAVNQPIMVAARQLHDEARKWSSKGNDIIAAAKRMALLMAEMSKLVRGGSGNKRALIQCAKDIAKASDEVTRLAKEVAKQCTDKRIRTNLLQVCERIPTISTQLKILSTVKATMLGRTNISEEESEQATEMLVHNAQNLMQSVKETVREAEAASIKIRTDAGFALRWARKTPWYQ